The proteins below are encoded in one region of Bacillus vallismortis:
- the citM gene encoding citrate transporter CitM: MLAILGFLMMLVFMALIMTKRLSVLTALVLTPIVFALIAGFGFTEVSDMMISGIQQVAPTAVMIMFAILYFGIMIDTGLFDPMVGKILSMVKGDPLKIVVGTAVLTMLVALDGDGSTTYMITTSAMLPLYLLLGIRPIILAGIAGVGMGIMNTIPWGGATPRAASALGVDPAELTGPMIPVIASGMLCMTAVAYVLGKAERKRLGVIELKQPANANEPAAAVEDEWKRPKLWWFNLLLTLSLIGCLVSGKVSLTVLFVIAFCIALIVNYPNLEHQRQRISAHSSNVLAIGSMIFAAGVFTGILTGTKMVDEMAISLVSMIPEQMGGLIPAIVALTSGIFTFLMPNDAYFYGVLPILSETAVAYGVDKVEIARASIIGQPIHMLSPLVPSTHLLVGLVGVSIDDHQKFALKWAVLAVIVMTAIALLIGSISISV, from the coding sequence GTGTTAGCAATCTTAGGCTTTCTCATGATGCTCGTGTTTATGGCATTGATCATGACAAAACGGCTCTCTGTACTGACAGCGTTAGTTTTGACGCCGATTGTATTTGCTTTGATCGCCGGATTTGGATTTACTGAAGTCAGCGATATGATGATTTCGGGCATTCAGCAGGTAGCGCCGACCGCGGTCATGATTATGTTTGCGATTTTATACTTTGGGATCATGATTGATACAGGGCTGTTTGATCCGATGGTTGGCAAAATTTTAAGTATGGTCAAAGGAGATCCGTTAAAAATCGTTGTCGGGACAGCTGTACTTACGATGCTCGTTGCTTTAGACGGAGACGGTTCAACCACTTATATGATTACGACAAGCGCGATGCTTCCGCTCTACCTGCTGCTTGGCATCCGGCCGATTATTCTGGCGGGAATCGCGGGCGTCGGCATGGGGATCATGAATACGATTCCGTGGGGAGGCGCGACACCGCGGGCGGCGAGCGCGTTGGGGGTTGATCCGGCTGAGCTTACAGGGCCGATGATTCCTGTGATCGCAAGCGGGATGCTTTGCATGACGGCGGTTGCGTATGTGCTCGGAAAAGCGGAACGAAAGCGCCTTGGCGTCATTGAACTGAAACAGCCGGCTAATGCCAATGAACCGGCGGCTGCGGTTGAAGATGAGTGGAAGCGGCCGAAGCTTTGGTGGTTTAATTTATTGTTAACGCTTTCTTTGATAGGATGTTTAGTATCGGGTAAAGTCAGTTTAACCGTACTGTTTGTTATTGCGTTCTGTATTGCACTGATTGTAAATTATCCAAACCTTGAGCACCAGAGACAGCGTATCTCTGCACATTCCAGCAACGTGCTGGCCATTGGTTCCATGATTTTTGCGGCGGGAGTATTTACGGGGATTTTAACAGGCACGAAAATGGTTGATGAAATGGCGATTTCGCTCGTGTCCATGATTCCAGAACAAATGGGCGGATTGATCCCGGCGATTGTGGCCTTAACAAGCGGCATTTTCACATTCCTGATGCCGAATGACGCATATTTCTACGGGGTGCTGCCGATTTTATCAGAAACAGCTGTCGCATACGGTGTGGATAAAGTGGAAATTGCCAGAGCCTCTATTATCGGCCAGCCGATTCATATGCTGAGCCCGCTTGTGCCATCCACTCATTTGCTTGTAGGGCTTGTAGGGGTTTCCATCGACGATCATCAAAAATTCGCCTTGAAGTGGGCGGTTCTCGCAGTGATCGTCATGACGGCTATCGCTCTATTGATTGGTTCGATTTCGATTTCTGTATGA
- a CDS encoding tripartite tricarboxylate transporter substrate binding protein — MKKWIILLIALLIFMQGDIRQAAAPRLPDGPIEIVVPAEPSGGWDVTAQAIQSVLRQKQIVKDEVHIVYIPGGGGDKGWKYVNESSKQTISMTSSLILSNHLLGQSKLKTDDFTPLAILSKEWQTVALPKGSALTDGKDLLNEIKLHPGKVKIGFAPGLGNDDQLSFVRAADMYGIDPFDIQFLQYDSSEQLIQALIRHEVEAASMTLSEAKPYERQGDITLTAVTSDKRLPGFPDVPTWKEQGIPFVFSHWRGVLGPKNMSEEEISYWDQALKQVTSSPEWKRKIKEQDWESFYLNSRETKRFLAQQSVFYQSMMTGN; from the coding sequence ATGAAAAAATGGATAATCCTATTGATTGCGCTATTGATCTTTATGCAGGGTGACATTAGGCAGGCGGCTGCGCCGCGCCTGCCTGATGGGCCAATCGAAATTGTCGTCCCCGCTGAGCCTTCAGGCGGCTGGGATGTCACAGCACAGGCAATCCAATCTGTTCTGAGGCAGAAGCAGATCGTGAAGGATGAGGTTCATATCGTTTATATACCGGGCGGCGGAGGAGATAAAGGCTGGAAATACGTTAACGAAAGCAGCAAACAGACCATCAGCATGACGTCCAGTTTAATCCTGAGCAATCATCTTCTCGGGCAAAGCAAATTAAAAACGGACGATTTTACTCCGCTCGCCATTCTCTCAAAGGAATGGCAGACAGTTGCGCTGCCAAAAGGATCGGCATTAACGGACGGCAAGGATTTGCTGAATGAGATTAAGCTGCATCCCGGCAAGGTGAAAATCGGCTTTGCCCCTGGGCTCGGCAATGATGATCAGCTCTCATTTGTCAGAGCGGCTGATATGTACGGCATTGACCCTTTCGACATTCAATTTTTGCAGTATGACAGCAGCGAGCAGCTCATTCAGGCGCTGATCAGACATGAGGTAGAGGCGGCTTCAATGACACTTTCTGAAGCGAAGCCATATGAGCGGCAAGGTGATATCACGTTAACCGCTGTCACATCTGATAAAAGACTCCCCGGTTTTCCTGATGTACCAACGTGGAAGGAGCAGGGGATTCCATTTGTATTTTCGCATTGGAGAGGCGTTTTGGGCCCGAAAAACATGTCTGAGGAAGAAATTTCTTATTGGGATCAAGCGCTAAAGCAGGTTACATCCTCGCCTGAATGGAAGCGGAAAATAAAAGAACAGGATTGGGAAAGCTTTTATTTGAACAGCAGGGAAACGAAACGCTTCTTAGCACAGCAATCCGTTTTTTATCAAAGCATGATGACAGGAAATTAA
- a CDS encoding response regulator translates to MIHIAIAEDDFRVAQIHERLIEQLDGFKMIGKAANAKETMALLEKQNADLLLLDIYMPDELGTTLIPEIRSRFSEVDIMVITAATETRHLQEALRAGVAHYLIKPVTADRFRQVLNQYKEKRKLLLSQPEVSQSMIDHIFGNGMKSSLSAEDLPTGIHSITLRKIKEALRTASEGLTAEELGEKMGASRTTARRYAEYLVSTEEARAELEYGIIGRPERKYYVAAD, encoded by the coding sequence TTGATTCACATCGCGATTGCGGAGGATGACTTTCGAGTTGCGCAAATCCACGAGAGATTGATTGAACAGCTTGATGGATTCAAGATGATCGGCAAGGCGGCCAACGCTAAAGAAACAATGGCGCTTTTGGAAAAACAAAATGCTGATTTGCTTTTGCTGGATATTTATATGCCGGACGAGCTTGGGACCACATTGATTCCCGAGATACGAAGCCGATTTTCTGAAGTGGATATTATGGTCATCACAGCGGCAACAGAAACCCGTCATTTACAGGAAGCGCTCAGGGCAGGGGTTGCCCACTATTTGATCAAACCCGTAACGGCTGACAGGTTCAGACAGGTGCTGAATCAATATAAGGAAAAAAGGAAGCTGCTTTTGTCTCAGCCGGAGGTCAGCCAATCCATGATCGATCATATTTTCGGGAACGGCATGAAATCATCATTGTCGGCAGAGGACTTGCCGACAGGCATTCATTCGATTACACTGCGAAAAATTAAGGAAGCGCTTCGAACTGCGTCAGAAGGATTGACAGCGGAAGAGCTTGGAGAAAAAATGGGGGCGTCACGAACAACTGCCCGCCGTTATGCCGAGTACCTTGTGTCAACGGAAGAGGCGAGAGCAGAGCTTGAATACGGGATTATCGGCAGGCCGGAGAGAAAATATTATGTGGCGGCTGACTAG
- a CDS encoding sensor histidine kinase: protein MVKKRFHFSLQTKIMGLIAALLVFVIGVLTITLAVQHTQEERKQAEQLAVQTARTISYMPPAKELIVSKEGHAAETQEVIEQMKEQTGAYAIYVLDEKGDIRSTSGKSGQKKLERSREMLFGGSHVSETKADGRRVIRGSAPIMLEQKGYSQVIGSVSVDFLQTETEQSIQKHLSNLSVIAVLVLLLGFTGAAALAKSIRKDTLGLEPHEIAALYRERNAMLFAIREGIIATNREGSVTMMNVSAAEMLKLPEPVIKLPIDDVMPGAGLKSALTQGDMLPNQEVCVNGQVFILNTKVMAQGGQAYGIVATFREKTELKKLIDKLTEVRKYSEDLRAQTHEFSNKLYAILGLLELGEYDEAIDLIKEEYAIQNEQHDILFQHIHSQQVQAILLGKMGKASEKKIKLSIDENSSLGPLPAHIGLSHLITMIGNLIDNAFEAVADQSVREVLFFITDMGRDIVIEVSDTGPGVPPDKTEAVFERGYSSKGMKRGYGLANVKESVRELGGWIELANQKSGGAVFTVFIPKEKQRGNPFDSHRDCGG from the coding sequence GTGGTGAAAAAGCGGTTCCATTTTTCCCTGCAAACAAAAATAATGGGGCTGATTGCGGCTCTGCTTGTTTTTGTCATTGGTGTGCTGACCATTACGTTAGCCGTTCAGCATACACAGGAAGAACGGAAACAGGCAGAGCAGCTGGCGGTTCAGACGGCGAGAACTATTTCCTACATGCCGCCGGCTAAAGAGCTCATTGTGAGTAAAGAGGGGCATGCAGCTGAGACGCAAGAGGTCATTGAACAAATGAAAGAACAGACGGGCGCGTATGCCATTTATGTGCTGGACGAAAAAGGGGACATTCGAAGCACCTCTGGAAAAAGCGGCCAAAAGAAGCTGGAGCGCAGCAGAGAAATGTTGTTTGGCGGCTCGCATGTTTCTGAAACAAAAGCGGATGGGCGAAGAGTGATTAGAGGAAGCGCGCCGATTATGTTAGAGCAGAAGGGATACAGCCAAGTCATTGGCAGCGTGTCTGTTGATTTTCTGCAAACGGAGACAGAGCAAAGCATCCAAAAGCATCTGAGCAATTTGAGTGTGATCGCTGTGCTTGTGCTGCTGCTCGGATTTACCGGTGCCGCCGCGCTGGCGAAAAGCATCAGAAAGGATACGCTCGGCCTTGAGCCGCATGAGATCGCCGCTCTTTATCGGGAGAGGAACGCCATGCTTTTCGCGATTCGAGAGGGGATCATTGCCACCAATCGTGAAGGCTCCGTCACCATGATGAACGTGTCGGCGGCTGAGATGCTGAAGCTTCCCGAGCCTGTGATCAAACTCCCTATTGATGACGTGATGCCGGGCGCCGGGCTGAAAAGTGCTCTTACACAAGGAGACATGCTTCCGAACCAGGAAGTATGTGTTAACGGCCAAGTTTTTATTCTCAATACGAAAGTGATGGCTCAAGGCGGGCAGGCGTATGGGATTGTCGCCACCTTCCGGGAGAAAACAGAGCTGAAAAAGCTGATTGACAAACTGACAGAGGTTCGCAAATATTCAGAGGATCTCAGGGCGCAGACCCATGAATTTTCAAATAAGCTTTACGCGATCTTAGGGCTGCTTGAGCTTGGGGAGTATGATGAAGCGATCGATCTGATTAAAGAGGAGTACGCGATACAGAATGAACAGCATGATATTTTATTCCAACATATCCATTCACAGCAGGTGCAGGCGATATTGCTGGGGAAAATGGGCAAAGCTTCGGAAAAAAAGATCAAGCTGTCTATTGATGAGAACAGCTCGCTCGGACCTCTTCCTGCACATATCGGCTTGTCCCATCTCATTACGATGATTGGCAACTTAATTGATAACGCTTTCGAAGCTGTAGCGGATCAAAGCGTGAGGGAGGTATTGTTTTTCATCACCGATATGGGCCGTGACATTGTCATCGAAGTATCAGACACAGGGCCCGGTGTGCCGCCCGATAAGACGGAAGCTGTGTTTGAAAGAGGCTATTCATCAAAGGGGATGAAGAGAGGCTACGGCCTGGCCAATGTCAAAGAATCAGTGCGTGAACTGGGCGGCTGGATTGAACTGGCGAATCAAAAAAGTGGCGGTGCGGTATTCACTGTGTTTATACCGAAGGAGAAACAAAGGGGGAATCCATTTGATTCACATCGCGATTGCGGAGGATGA
- a CDS encoding anion permease, giving the protein MASEKDAGKQSAVKLVPLLITVAVGLIIWFIPAPSGLEPKAWHLFAIFVATIIGFISKPLPMGAIAIFALAVTALTGTLSIEDTLSGFGNKTIWLIVIAFFISRGFIKTGLGARISYVFVQKFGKKTLGLSYSLLFSDLILSPAIPSNTARAGGIIFPIIRSLSETFGSSPANGTERKIGAFLLKTGFQGNLITSAMFLTAMAANPLIAKLAHDVAGVDLTWTSWAIAAIVPGLVSLILTPLVIYKLYPPEIKETPDAAKIATEKLKEMGPFKKSELSMVIVFLLVLVLWIFGGSFKIDATTTALIGLAVLLLSQVLTWDDIKKEQGAWDTLTWFAALVMLANFLNELGMVSWFSNAMKSSVSGFSWIVAFLILIVVYFYSHYFFASATAHISAMYSAFLAVIVAAGAPPLLAALSLAFFSNLFGSTTHYGAGAAPVFFGAGYVPQSKWWSIGFILSIVHIVVWLVIGGLWWKVLGIW; this is encoded by the coding sequence ATGGCTTCAGAAAAAGACGCAGGAAAACAGTCAGCAGTAAAACTTGTACCATTGCTTATTACTGTCGCTGTGGGACTAATCATCTGGTTTATTCCCGCTCCGTCCGGACTTGAACCTAAAGCTTGGCATTTGTTTGCGATCTTTGTCGCGACAATTATCGGCTTTATCTCCAAGCCCTTGCCAATGGGTGCAATCGCAATTTTTGCATTGGCGGTTACTGCACTAACTGGAACACTTTCAATTGAGGATACATTAAGCGGATTCGGGAATAAAACCATCTGGCTGATCGTCATCGCATTCTTTATTTCCCGGGGATTTATCAAAACCGGGCTCGGTGCGAGGATTTCGTATGTATTCGTTCAGAAATTCGGAAAAAAAACCCTTGGTCTTTCTTATTCACTGCTGTTCAGTGATTTAATACTTTCACCTGCTATTCCAAGTAATACGGCGCGTGCAGGAGGCATTATCTTTCCTATTATCAGATCATTATCCGAAACATTCGGATCAAGCCCGGCAAATGGAACAGAGAGAAAAATCGGCGCATTCTTATTAAAAACCGGTTTTCAGGGGAATCTGATCACATCTGCTATGTTCTTAACAGCGATGGCAGCGAACCCGCTGATTGCCAAGCTGGCCCATGATGTCGCAGGGGTGGACTTAACATGGACAAGCTGGGCAATTGCCGCGATTGTGCCGGGGCTTGTCAGCTTAATCCTTACGCCGCTTGTGATTTACAAGCTGTATCCGCCGGAAATCAAAGAAACACCGGATGCAGCGAAAATCGCCACAGAAAAACTAAAAGAAATGGGACCGTTCAAAAAGTCAGAGCTTTCCATGGTGATCGTGTTTCTATTGGTGCTAGTGCTGTGGATTTTTGGCGGCAGCTTCAAAATCGACGCAACGACAACCGCATTGATCGGTTTGGCTGTTCTCTTATTATCACAGGTTCTGACGTGGGATGATATTAAGAAAGAACAGGGCGCTTGGGATACGCTCACTTGGTTTGCGGCGCTAGTCATGCTGGCCAACTTCTTGAATGAGTTAGGCATGGTGTCTTGGTTCAGTAACGCCATGAAATCATCCGTATCAGGATTCTCTTGGATTGTGGCGTTTTTAATCTTAATTGTTGTGTATTTCTACTCTCATTATTTCTTTGCAAGTGCGACAGCCCACATCAGCGCGATGTATTCAGCATTTTTGGCTGTGATCGTGGCCGCGGGCGCACCTCCGCTTTTAGCGGCGCTGAGCCTCGCGTTCTTCAGCAACCTGTTCGGATCAACGACTCACTACGGTGCTGGAGCGGCTCCGGTCTTCTTCGGAGCAGGCTACGTTCCGCAAAGCAAATGGTGGTCCATCGGATTTATCCTGTCAATCGTCCATATTGTTGTATGGCTTGTGATCGGCGGATTATGGTGGAAAGTATTGGGGATATGGTAG